The DNA segment TTTCCACGTCAGTGAGTGCCCATGTACCGTTGGCCCGCGTCTTGTACTGTTCGACGAGATATTGGTCAGGTGCTTCCGCCCGTGCGTCTCCACCATTTCGAGGCTCCAATACAAGAAGAGCATTCTTTACCTCTTGATCAGTTCTTTCCAACCTAACATCGGCTATCCACTCAATATGGTGAAGGATCTGATAGAGAAATCCGTTTATCGCAGCGGGTCCACCAGCCTGTGTCATATATTCCTCAAACTATCAATCATGGCGACGGCAGAAACGAGGTAGTTTGCCCTGATAAATGTCGCCAAGCAAATTTCCCTTAATCTCTACACATTCGCCCTTGAAACTCATTGGTCCCAAAAAAAATTAAAAAATTACTAAACAGCCGAATTCTCCTTTTTAAATTTCTCTTGTTCGTCTATCACCATACCCACCGGCTATTTGCCATGAGCCTCTCAGCAGTAGGAGGTTTCAATCCATCCCCAGAGAACCTATGTATATCGACTTCAAGAACACAAAACTTTGCTTTTCGTATTTGTAGCTTAAAATCATCATCATGTGCATTAAAGTGCTTTACCAACTGAAATATCAAATGCCCTCTCTTGCTATTTTTGGCAAATATGCCTACAAAACAACCTTGAAAAACAATGTCATATATTCTACCAGTTTTCTGGCTATATCTATTTCGCCAGCACTTTTCTCCATTAAAATAAAAAGGAACCTCTCTTTCAAAGTACCCATTATAGAATCCAACACCACATTCCTTAAATGGCCCATCCATTATATGATCATTTTCTTCTCCAAAAGGAAATTGGCGGTAAAATGGTCCTCTCCTTATAGGATCCTGTTTTTCTTTAGAATGCACAGGCTCGTCCATTATTTCTTTAGCAATCCAAATTTCTTTAGCAATCCAATCTCCTACAATCTCACGCACATCTTTGCTTGAATTATATTCCCAAAGTTTCTGATTTTCTGTAAACCATATCCAATCACTATTTTCTACGAGCCTTTCTACGGTAAGATTTTCCCGTCCATCCCCATAAAATTCCTTCGCATTGACCTCAAGGATATAACTCCCTTCTTTTTGCGTTTGTAACTTAAATTCATCATCTTTTGCATTGCTGTAATACACCTCAAATATGAGACATCCCCGCTTCCCTTGTTCGGCTTTTTCGTATAGAAACATACCTTCGAGAACCACATCATATATTCTATCAGTCTCCTTACTGTGCTCCTCTTGCCATCCCTTTTCAACACAAAATCCTTGAGGACTATCTAATTCAGGATGTGATGATAATGGAATAATCTGACCGATCAGTTTTTCAGCGATCCAGGCTTTAACTACTTTGTGGATATATGTTTCTCCACCACAGGAAGTTTCTGAACGGTGAGCAAAGTGCCACCGCTTTTTCTCTCCTCGTCGCAGAACGAGCGGTTCATCACAACCTATGCAGATGCAACCACATTTTGCTCCGCCTTCGAGCCATGTGTCATCTGGCGTAACGAGTGCCCCTTGCCATCTGGCGTGTTGGATGAGTAAACCAGACACAAAAATTCTCCGGCCTTTTGGTGTATAATTCCCAAAAAATTAGCTAACATTTTTTATTTTGATAGACTGGATTACTGGCACTGTGCTTGCGCGGCGGCTCAACACCATGCCACAATGACAACCAAAACCACTGGATTGCGGCTAAAATCATGCCGCAATGACAATCAAAATCTTCTGGATTAAGTTAATAAACAAACTGATTTGAAAGACCACTCCTGCGTCCTCTTTCAGCTCTTTTCTATCGACCTTCCCTCACACAGGCATCTGCCTACCTGAAATTGCGCGACCAATTCTCGCCTGATCTTCTCCGCCGCCAGAGAGAATCCTGACGCCCCAATCCATCAAAAATCGAATATTTTCCTCTGCACTCTTTGAAGAATCCTTCCACGAACACAAAAAATGAATTCCATTCTCATCACACGCACCCTTCACAATACTTCGAGCCTCCTCCATAATCGGCGGATACGGCGGATCGTGGGCATCGGCAAAACCGTAGGACATACCCATATCCCCCGGTCCCCACTCCGCAAATGCCAGCCCCGGCACCTTGCATATATACTCGGCATTTGCAACGCACTCCCGATCCTCAATTTTAAGCCCCAACATCAACTCCCCATCTGGATTCAGCGGCCATGGATCGGCTACCTGCGTGTACTCCGGACCCTTGAGACCCCAGATACCCGCGGCATATCCCTGACCACCCGCCCCGCGCTGCCCCTGCACCAATCCGCGATCCAGCCCGGCTGTCTGGAAGGGATACCTGCACTCCTCGACAAACGCCCTCACCGCATCGGCCTGCCGCGCATGCGTATGCAAAATACCGTGTACTCCCGAACTCAAAACATGCCTGATCTGCCACGCATTGGCGCGAACCTCCTGAACCGTACGACAATTGGACGGCAGCGTCGCAAACACAGTCGGTGTGCGATGCCCCGAATTTGTGGGACCGCCATCCACCAGCCCCTGCATAAACGCGCGCAGACCAACCACATCAAACGGACTATGCTCGTAATCCACCATCAAAAAATCCGCCCACGTCTTTGCCTGCTTCTTCCCATTCTCATAAGTAAGAGGGCCAGCACCCGTATAATAGAGATACTCGCCCTGTTCGAGAAGCTCGATACATCTGTTAATCCGTTTCTTTCCCATTATTCCCTCCTATCGGTTTCTCTCAAAAATCATGCACGACGTGACCGTGCCCATAAAAAAAGAGATGATCGATCAAAGTCGAAAAAAACACCGCAAAAGCATAACCCACCATCAAACCAATAAAAAATGGCTGCCCTCTGCGATACATCCCAACGCCCCCAAACTTCAGAATAAGCGACTTATAGATCCACACCATAAAAACCGGAAACACCAGACGACGCGCCATATACATACCCTGCAGTGCCAGACCAACAGCGGGCAAAGGCCACCAGATAAAGTTGTATCGCAAAAAGGTCAACAACAATACAATCGCCATACCAGAACCGGCAAACGTGAGCCGATCCCAATCCGGAGGTTTGGGATTGCGGATCCACGTCACGGCTCTTTGATAATTATTCCGAACGCCCGCCACCCTCGTCAACCCTCCCAGGTTATATCCGCCGTGCCGATAAGCAGTATAAACCGTATCGCCGATGGATACGAAAAATCCCAACACCAGTGCAATTGCAATCGCACCAATCAATCTATTGCGCCGAAACTTCAACCCACTCGTCAGCTTCAGCGTCTGTGCCAGAGGCGGACCGAGGAACCCGCGCGTCGTGGCAAAAAGCGCATAGATAAACCCCTGACTCACCATAGAAGGCGCTGAAATCGCACGCGACCCCAAAATATAAATAGGCGCAAAATTCAGTGCCGTATCCGAGATATTCGCATAGGGCAACCCCATCTCAGCCACAATCCGGGACAAGCCGATATAGGCTGCCACAGCAAAAAACATATAAAGCACCAGCACCTTCAATTCCATACCCGCCAAATGCAACCATCCACCCACAAAAAGAAGTCCAATCCCCAGACCAAACACCGCCGTCCGATAAGACAACACCTCCCGAGAATCATCCACCTCGGCATCACCCTTAAATGCCTTCCGAAACACACCCTTTAAATGCCCCCGCGACATCCACAAACTCACCAGCACAATCATCACAAACGCGCCAAAACTCTGAGACCGAACCGCCTCCAGCCCCCCTTGTCCAACAGAAGATCCCACGCCGAGACGGTCAAACACAGACATCTCAATACCCGTCAAAACAAAAAACACCCAAAAACTGAACAGAGCCTCCACGCGCGCAAAATAGGCAAAGCCAATAATATAAATACTGATCTGCACCCAGAACGTCGGCGCGCCCTCCATCCAGCGCAACCAACTGGCGGCATTTGGCGTCGTGGGCAAACGCGGTATCAAAGGATAAAAAAACGTCACAATATTCCACAACACAGCTATAGCACCCAAAAAACAGCCAACCTTAAACCCCCGCTGCCTAACCATGTGCGCAATGCCCTCCGCATCCTCTGACCCGGCAGCCATCTTAATACTCACATTCATCAACGGGTATTCCAACCGCTCATTTTCCACCCACTGCTTCCGCAAAATCACCATAATACACAACGTCAACCAACCAATTGCAAAAATCAACGCCCCCCACCAGAAAAGCGGCACCACCCACGCACCCCACGGAATCGGCTGATGCGGCGCAAGCCCCTCGTAAAACAGCGTAGCCGCTCCATCTTCATTGTGCAACACAATCCACCTGGGAATATGCTCGTGCAAAAGCTCGCGCCAGCCATTCTCTGGCGTATCCAGATAAAAAGGCGCCGCAATCACCGTAGGTAAAAAACTCGCCAGACCAAAAAATGGGAAAAACGCCCCAATCAATCCCATACCGAGCGCAACTTGCATCTCAGCCTGAGACAGTGCCCACCTGCTCTTCGCCCGATCAAACGCGATATTTGTCAAAACCAGAACCACATACACAAAAAACAGCCCCATCGGCAGATAGGACTTATTCATACGAGAAGCCAGATGCACCATGCCCCATGTGATGTACGCGTCAGCCAGAAGAATAACCACCATGCCCACCAAAATGGACTTCAGCGTAACAGCCTCTCTTACAAATCGAGAGGGTTTAACAGATGGATGTCTTTCTTGTGCCATAGTAATCAATTCTTATTCAGACAACTGGCGAGGATTGAGAGAATTTCCACAACAGCGTCGCGCCTGCGCCAATCAGACATGGACTGACGGAGCGCATCACTCTGATCACACAAATTGCGAATAGCTTTGCAAAGTCTGTCGGGCGTAAGCCCCTCTTCTGAAAGGACGAGGCTATAACCGGCATTTCGAAAAGCCTCGGCATTCTCGATCTGATCTCCGCGACTGGCTTGCAGAGAAAGGGGAATCAAAAGCGCGGGTTTTTGAAGCGAAAGAAATTCAAATAGCGCGGTAGCACCTGCGCGAGAAACTATAAAATCGGCCGCCGCAAAGAGATGGGTCAAATCATCCGCGACATATTCAAACTGCGCGTAACCTTCGGTCTGGTCGAGAGCCGGGTCGAGATTACCCCGCCCGCACAAATGACAAATCTGGTAATCGACAAGCAAATCGGGGAGCGCAGCGCGAACCGCCTCATTAATTGCACGCGACCCCAGGCTCCCCCCCATAATGAGAATAATGGGTTTCTCGGACGTAAAAGCGCACAAAATCCACCCTTTCTGGGCATCGCCATTTCCCAGCTCTGCACGCACCGGAATGCCTGTATGAACCGCTTTTTCAGCGGGCAAATATTTAGCTGTCTCCGCAAAGGCGTAACAAATGCGCCGGGCAAATGGAAGAGAGAGTTTGTTCGCCAATCCCGGTGTAAGATCCGACTCGTGACACACCACGGGAATACCCAGCAACCACGCAGCCCAAATAATGGGCGGCGTAACAAATCCCCCCTTACTAAAAACAATATCGGGTCTAATACGAGCGAGAAGCAACAGCGACTTGAGAAATCCAAACTTGATGCGGGTGAGATCAGTAAAATTTTGCCAATCCAGATAGCGGCGGAGTTTGCCTGCGGGAACCGCATAATAGGGAACGTCCTCCCGTACAATCAGTTCTCTCTCAATACCATCCCGCGTACCGATATAATGCACATCATATCCACCATCGCGCAAAGCGGGCAACAGCGCGATATTGGGCGTAACATGCCCTGCGGTACCGCCGCCAATGAGGACAATAGTAGGCAAGAAAAACTCCTATATGGTCGGAATCGCTATCATGCAAAAATATCGGCCATTGCATTTGGTTCGTACCACTGGCGTTGTTCTTCGATCCACTTATGCGGCTTGAACGCCCTGGCGACATCTTCAACAGCAGTCTCGAGAATATTGATATTGTTGAGATCCGTCACACCAATACCGAGTTGATTGGCATAATAGAGAAGCCCCTGCTTCGCGGGTTCAAAACCCATAACACTGGTCATAACCGCATCCACAGCAAAAACATCTACACTCGCCGCGGCAACGCCCAGATCAACCGAATCCGTCCCCCCCGGACCATTGCCCTGCAAACCCACAGTACCATCGATCACGCCAATATCCGGTGCCAAATACTTGGCGAGCCGAATGAGATTGACATTGAGCCGTTTGGACTCATTGGGACGCAGGCGCTCTGGATGCGAGGGAAACCCGTGCATCTTAACGCGGTCTTCTTTCCGGATCGTACCCATAATCATATTCTTGAGCGCGAGCGTAACAACTGTAACATCGTGGGTCTTGGCAACCGCCATTGAAATAGTACAGGGACAATCGAGCACAGTCTTGGGCATATGTATAACGTATTCAGTGCGGTCATCGAGAAAAATCGGCACAGTCTCCCAACGGGTCTCAGAATTGAGGTCAATAAGTCGAATGGGAACATCGTATTCTTCTATCAAAGCGTGATACTCAAAATTATCAAAAGCCTCTCCCGGAATATCTTCATTACCCCCCTCGGCAATGAGAATCTCATCCGGTGGATTGGGCGTAGTGAGCAAAAAATCAATAGCCCCTCGCATCGCATCGGGATGAGAAGACGCCAGTTGATTTTTAGACGAAAGAAAATTGGGTTTGAGCATCACCTGCTCGGCGAGTCTGGGAATCACATCATCGCGGATGAGATCGAGCGCACCAAATACATTCTGGCGACGATTCTCGCGGCGGGCAAGACCAACATTAATTCTGGACATAAGAAACTCCTTTTATTGATTGCTGAATCTATCTCTCCCATGGAAACGCAAAAGTGGGCGGATTGACATAGCGTTCTGTTTTAAGTGTAAGGCGCGCACCACAGCCGGGACCAAGGCGAACGGACATCCACGATGCATCGAGATCAGATGTACTGCCATTGACCTCCGCAGCAATAATCTGGTGTTCGGCATAAGCACCGCTCTGGACAATGAGATCGCGGTATTCCGTCTGATTGACATTCACGAGTGACAGCACAACACCATCCGCGGTCAGCGTCTCGACCAGAGCAGCCACATCCGCTGGCAATCCAGGACGGCGATTCTCGGGATCAAAATAACGCACGCGACAATGCAAAGGTTCGCCGTGGCGCGGTGCCAAACCACCCAGTTGGAGTTGGATAAGCGCGTTCACAGTGGTTGCGGGATTGTACGGCAATGGATCATCGGACAACCGGGTATCCGTAGAAGACGTATCATTGCGCACATTTTCCATCTTCCCACGAATCGCGCTCAACGCATTTCGCAAGGTACGCGCAGGATGATCGGGATTATTCCCGCGCAGATAGTCTATCCATGGATCTGAGGAAATATATTGCAGGTCGGCATCATCCATCGTCCAGTAATACACATCGAGCGCACCCTGCTCAAAAGGCTGGGAACTATAGCTATACCACCCATCATCCCCGTGCATATGCGGATATTGTATTTCCCCATCGACATCCTTGCTATTGCTATTCACCGCATTGATCATCGTACGCCAAACAATCGGATATTTCTGATCACCCGTCAGAAGCAAAGCATTGCCAAACCCCGCAATACCTCGGGCTATGGAATTGCGGTTAGCCAGATCCCCCGTTTGCGGCACAACCACCGTAAATCCCCATCCGTAACAGCCTCCATACCACTTGCCATCACACGCACCGCCAATAGTCCCATCAAGACCGATATTGGACGGAAGAATACCGTTATTCTCAGCCGCGCGCTCCGCCCACGCATCCACATATTCCAGCAACCATGAGCGGTATTTCTCCTCACCAGCCAGCGCAAAAGCATTGAGACCCAGCGTAGTCGCCGCCAGATTCAGGGGATGATCGCCAATCACATCGGTATAATCTTCAAAATGCATAAGCATCTCTTCAAAATTGCGCTCACCGTGGCGCGGCGCGGGAAAGCGCCCCTCAACCTCAAAGGGATCCCCTGCCCAATCCAGACCCGTGGCTTTTCGCAACAAAGGTCCCCGACTGCCATTGAAAAGACTGCGGATTACTTTGTACTCGGGATCGTAATTCTTCGCCTGGGGATCTTCGTCCATATAAAAACCAGCGTAGCGACGCACGCGATGACCAAAAGTGACCTCATGCGGATCGGACAAACCTTGCAAATTAAAAATGGTGAGTGACTCTCCGTGATGGAACCAATCAAAGCACGCGGGAAACTCCTTGTAATACATACCATCGCGTCCAATGGGCACAACCTCGGTCTTCGCCTCCGAATACTGCTCGATATGCCCTTCCCAAGCCTGCTTGTAGAGATCGAGAATATGCGTTGGCCCACCCAGCGTATGCACCATCGAATACCCCGTAAGATTTTCTATCGCATCATCTGGCCCATCGTTACCCCCCCACCGAGGAATGCACTTGAGATACCCCCGGTTGTCAAAGTAGCGGTGATAAAAAACCTCACAGGCCGTGGCCTGCGCGCGCATCAGTTCCCGTTGCAAAAGTGCCCACTCAGGAGGGGCAGCAGGTGACGTAATATGTAAAACAGACATAAGAAACTCCTATTTCTCCCACGCGAGCGAATAATCGCGCTCTTCAGGATGGGGATGACCCCCGGGGCCATATTCCGCGTTAGACTGCGATTCCTCAGTCAGAGGAATAAATGTAGGGGTTATACCAGCGTCTGTCACGTCAAAACGATAGAACCCCAACGTGGAATCGCCATCATCCCATCGGTCGGCCGCCTGGGGCATCGCTATACCCGCGCAACGGTAAAAACTGATACCCCCAACAACCTGGGGTGGACGGCGGCAGTGAATATGTCCACTGAGGACAATGGACACACCGGAATTTTTAAACGCCTCAAAAATGCGCTGTCTGTGTGGTGGATCAATAGAAAAATACCAGTCTCTATACTCATCCGCTTTTGTAATATCCCACTTGGGTTCGTCGAGCGCATCCATAAAAAGGGTATAATGCATCGTCACAACGTGATGCGCCGCGCGAGAAAGAGACGGCAACTCACTCTCCAGCCAGTGCCACATGCGCGTCTCATGGGGCAATCCCGAACCAGCCACAGCCGCATAAAATCCGCTAAAGCGCACATTCTTGTGCACAAAGCTCCAGGGAAAATCACCGAAAAAGGGTACAAACCGATCCAACTGCTCAGCAGTGACATTCAGGCGAATATCTTCGCGCCCGGTAGCACCATTTTTATCGGTATGCTTGTTGCACGTATCCATATTGCCGGGAATCGCATAATACGGATAAGGCAAAGCATCGAGTTCGCGTTTGGCAACTTCATACTCAAAGTCGTGGAGCGCCCCATCCCGCGTGAGATCGCCACCCACGAGCATCAGATCGACATCGGTAATACCTTGAATCTGCCGGTACGCCGTCTGCCAATTGTCCATATTTCGCTTCTTGAAGCGATAGGACCGGGGCGAACCGGGTTGCATATCGCAGATATGAAGAAAGGACCAGGGTTCCATGGTGTCTCCTTTGAATAACTATCTGTAATGTTTCGCGTTCACGAATCAAAATTATGAATGGCTCTCCAGCCTTGTCAACGACTTTCACACACGCGGTCACAAACAGCTTTTCAAAATAGAGAATGCCCCGGCATCAACTATGCCAGGGCATTTTTTAGGCGCGAGTGGCAAACTCTTTGACTCAAACGTGTAAAACAGGCAGAAAATCACACCTCATTTTGTTGCTCTTCTCGAATAGCTTCAAGTTCTGAAATTGTTTCGAGATCTTTGGGTCTGCCTGCCGCTCGCTTAACATGGATCAGCGTTTCCAGATCGAGACATAGACAGTGAACACCGAAAACCTCAATCTCAAATGTGTGATCCAAAAGGTCTTCGTATCTCCCACCACCTGTCACCTCACCGAGTAAATCGAGATCTCCAAGATCCGTTTGCAAAGTAAAATTTAGACCCATCCGAATGGTGTCTTCTGACCAATGAAAAGGAAGTCCTGGTGGCGCGCCACGCAAATAGGGATTTTGTTTTTCCAATGCATTGGAAAGACGTGTAATATTCTCACGCGTTCTTCGGTACACTACGTCGAGGTCTTGTGTCAAACGACTGCTACCATGAACAATAGCTGCTGCACCACCGATGATGATAAATTCAACATTGTGGTCAGACAATAATTGCAGGATCTTTGTAAAATCTGTCATTTTTTACGACGTCCGGCTTTTCTCAACTCCTGTGCAAAACGCTGGAGTTCCATCGCATTTTGCAACCGTTCTTCATGAGAAAGTTTGAGATTTCTGCGAATGAGGGTTCGATCAACATCGTTTTTGTACACCTCGATAACAGGATCAAGTCCGCTCGAATGGTTCATCTTTTCCTCTTTTGTGGATTGTGATTCTTCAGTCAACGAAATAAATGTAGGGATTATACCAGCATCTGTCATGTCAAAACGATAAAAGCCCAACGTGGGATCCGTCCCATTAGTCAGCACCTCGAGGTATAGCTATACCAGCGCAGCCTGGACAAAGGTACACATCTTTCACTATACCGTCCATTCATGGCTCAAAATGTACCCTTCACCTTTCATCTGCGTCCATCTGCGTCCATCTGCGTCCATCTGCGGATTTAAAACAAGTGTGCAATCCAGCATATTTAAAGCACAATACGGTGTTTAGGCATCTTCCAACGCAAATTATCGCTCAATTTTTAGAGGATTACCATCTTTTGGCTTGATATTTGCTTTGTGTCTGACTGTTGCGCGTGTTCCACGCGCTCACCACATCAGACGCGAGGCATCCCACATGGCCGAATATGACACCATCTCCAAACATCTCATCCAGACCTATCCAAAAGACTTCATCCGATTCACACTTGGATGGGACGATGTAGAAGTCCTCGACATCCTCAACACAGAGCAAACCACGGTTGAAACACGACACGCCGATAGCCTCATCCGCGTCCATATCGCGGGCAAGGAGACATTGATCCATCACGAATTTCAAACGACTGACGATCCATCTATGCCGCTCCGCATGGCGGGCTATATTATACGTGCGATTGAGCGTCACGACCTGCCGATTTACTCCAGTGTGATCTATTTACGGCGCAGCGCAGGTCGGCGCGATCCGGGGCACTTTATTCAGGAAATATCCGGCCATCTTGTAGTGATCAAATACAGAGTAATCCGGCTTAGTGAAGTAGAAGGCCAGGACATTATTGATGGCGGACCTTCGGGCTTGTTTCCGTTCGTCCCCTTGATGAAACGTCCTGTTGAGATAGATTCTGAGGCGTGGTTGCGTCACTGTGTTGACGCGACGAATGCTCTGCCAGTGGATGAATCAATAAAGGTTGACATTTTGGGCATGTTGATGATATTAGGTGGATTAGAGTATGATCCGACACTCATCAATCGTATTCTATTACAGGAGGGTCTTATGGACGCTATTATGCGCGAATCATCGTTTGCACAATACATTAAGCAACTGGGTATTGAGCAAGGTATTGAGCAAGGTAAAAGAAAAAGCACGCTCGAAGATATCCTTGAAGTGTTGGAGATTCGATTTGATATGCCCGAGACACACCCTATATCTGCTCGCATTGCTGCCATAGACAATTTGCAACACCTCAAGCAGTTACTCCGTGCGGCGGTCCAGGTGTCCAGCCTGGAGGCATTTCGGGATATGTTAGATGAGTGATGCGATTTCCCAATCTTGCGCCTTAAACAGCAAAAAAAGCCCGACCTGTTCTAATCAAGTCGGGCTTTTGCTGTAGATACGAGACAATCAATGGTTCTGATTGGAACGTTTTGCGGTAATAGAATATGTTTTTTATGTTCTGTCGCTTCCGATTCGATCACGAGTGGATCAGGCACTCTCGGACGTAACCACAGCACCTTTTGTGATCGGGCTTTCTTGTCCTCACTCTTCCACTTGGCCATCAATACTGTCTTTCTCCTTATTTTTTGCCTAAAAGATCTTATATTTTTTTCTGTTCCCTTACTCAAAATTTTGAAGACAACTTCTTTTTAATGGTCTTCTGTAGCTTCTCTATGGCCTTATTAATATTGATGCCTAATCCAAAGAAGTTTGGCTTGAGCTCAACGATTTCATTGAGATTCTGCAGGGTGCATATAAGGAAGCCGCCATCGACGTTCTTAAGTTGAAGCTTTTGCGCGTCTTGAAAAAGAGCAATCTCTGCAAAGTTGTCCTCTTTCAAGGCCTTAGCGATCTCGCCGATTATTGTTGCAACACGGTTCTGTGCCGCCTTGGTTTCTTCTTTTCTGGCAACCTGGATAAGGTAAATCGGACTCTGTGTAGTCAGTTGCCCTTGGAAACCAGCAAGCAGGTTACGTCATGGAGTAGGTCTTCCACCATGCCATACTTTGATGAGAGGTTCTCCGATAAGAACTTATTT comes from the Gemmatimonadota bacterium genome and includes:
- a CDS encoding competence protein CoiA family protein, whose amino-acid sequence is MSGLLIQHARWQGALVTPDDTWLEGGAKCGCICIGCDEPLVLRRGEKKRWHFAHRSETSCGGETYIHKVVKAWIAEKLIGQIIPLSSHPELDSPQGFCVEKGWQEEHSKETDRIYDVVLEGMFLYEKAEQGKRGCLIFEVYYSNAKDDEFKLQTQKEGSYILEVNAKEFYGDGRENLTVERLVENSDWIWFTENQKLWEYNSSKDVREIVGDWIAKEIWIAKEIMDEPVHSKEKQDPIRRGPFYRQFPFGEENDHIMDGPFKECGVGFYNGYFEREVPFYFNGEKCWRNRYSQKTGRIYDIVFQGCFVGIFAKNSKRGHLIFQLVKHFNAHDDDFKLQIRKAKFCVLEVDIHRFSGDGLKPPTAERLMANSRWVW
- a CDS encoding aldolase/citrate lyase family protein; the encoded protein is MGKKRINRCIELLEQGEYLYYTGAGPLTYENGKKQAKTWADFLMVDYEHSPFDVVGLRAFMQGLVDGGPTNSGHRTPTVFATLPSNCRTVQEVRANAWQIRHVLSSGVHGILHTHARQADAVRAFVEECRYPFQTAGLDRGLVQGQRGAGGQGYAAGIWGLKGPEYTQVADPWPLNPDGELMLGLKIEDRECVANAEYICKVPGLAFAEWGPGDMGMSYGFADAHDPPYPPIMEEARSIVKGACDENGIHFLCSWKDSSKSAEENIRFLMDWGVRILSGGGEDQARIGRAISGRQMPV
- a CDS encoding undecaprenyldiphospho-muramoylpentapeptide beta-N-acetylglucosaminyltransferase; its protein translation is MPTIVLIGGGTAGHVTPNIALLPALRDGGYDVHYIGTRDGIERELIVREDVPYYAVPAGKLRRYLDWQNFTDLTRIKFGFLKSLLLLARIRPDIVFSKGGFVTPPIIWAAWLLGIPVVCHESDLTPGLANKLSLPFARRICYAFAETAKYLPAEKAVHTGIPVRAELGNGDAQKGWILCAFTSEKPIILIMGGSLGSRAINEAVRAALPDLLVDYQICHLCGRGNLDPALDQTEGYAQFEYVADDLTHLFAAADFIVSRAGATALFEFLSLQKPALLIPLSLQASRGDQIENAEAFRNAGYSLVLSEEGLTPDRLCKAIRNLCDQSDALRQSMSDWRRRDAVVEILSILASCLNKN
- a CDS encoding DUF362 domain-containing protein, which translates into the protein MSRINVGLARRENRRQNVFGALDLIRDDVIPRLAEQVMLKPNFLSSKNQLASSHPDAMRGAIDFLLTTPNPPDEILIAEGGNEDIPGEAFDNFEYHALIEEYDVPIRLIDLNSETRWETVPIFLDDRTEYVIHMPKTVLDCPCTISMAVAKTHDVTVVTLALKNMIMGTIRKEDRVKMHGFPSHPERLRPNESKRLNVNLIRLAKYLAPDIGVIDGTVGLQGNGPGGTDSVDLGVAAASVDVFAVDAVMTSVMGFEPAKQGLLYYANQLGIGVTDLNNINILETAVEDVARAFKPHKWIEEQRQWYEPNAMADIFA
- a CDS encoding metallophosphoesterase, with the translated sequence MEPWSFLHICDMQPGSPRSYRFKKRNMDNWQTAYRQIQGITDVDLMLVGGDLTRDGALHDFEYEVAKRELDALPYPYYAIPGNMDTCNKHTDKNGATGREDIRLNVTAEQLDRFVPFFGDFPWSFVHKNVRFSGFYAAVAGSGLPHETRMWHWLESELPSLSRAAHHVVTMHYTLFMDALDEPKWDITKADEYRDWYFSIDPPHRQRIFEAFKNSGVSIVLSGHIHCRRPPQVVGGISFYRCAGIAMPQAADRWDDGDSTLGFYRFDVTDAGITPTFIPLTEESQSNAEYGPGGHPHPEERDYSLAWEK
- a CDS encoding nucleotidyltransferase codes for the protein MTDFTKILQLLSDHNVEFIIIGGAAAIVHGSSRLTQDLDVVYRRTRENITRLSNALEKQNPYLRGAPPGLPFHWSEDTIRMGLNFTLQTDLGDLDLLGEVTGGGRYEDLLDHTFEIEVFGVHCLCLDLETLIHVKRAAGRPKDLETISELEAIREEQQNEV